The genomic window ATGAGTAAAGAAAACATTCAAAGGTCTGTCCGAATTGATGATGATTTCATGTTCTTTGTATGTTTTAGCAATGTATTGTTTGCCCTCTTTTTCGAAAATATAAATAGGTTCTTTTTTTATAACGGTAGCTATTCCTACTTTTCCTAAAAAGGATGAATAAGGAATTGGAGTCGTTCCAGCAACATACTTTTTCAAAAAATCGCCTACTTCTGGATAAGTTAATTTGGTGATTTTAGCAAAAAGTTCTTTGTCATCAAATGCTTTTGAAACGCCATATTCAGCAGATAGTTTTTGCATCAAATCAAGAATTCCTCTTTGTCCATTGCTTTTTTCTCTTATGATAATATCAATGCACATACCGATCAATGCACCTTTTTGATACACATTTAGGTATTGATCTTTGTAGGGTTGTTTCAATACATTGGCACTCATTTTGGTAAAAGACATGCTGTCGTTCATTTTTTTGGCATCATCAATTTTTTCTAAAATACGGCTGTAAAATTCTGTCTCGTCAATCAATCCCTGATTGATTTGAAAGAGATGCGAAAAATATTCCGTTACGCCTTCGTACATCCACAAGTGTTCAGACATTTTTGGCGCATTGAAATCAAAATACTGAATCTCTTTAGAATGTACAGTCAACGGAGTTAAGATGTGAAAAAACTCATGAGAAACCACATCTTTCATGTGTAAAAGCAATTTTTCTTCGGCTATCGATTCCGGAAAAACTACCGTTGTTGCTGTAGGATGTTCTAAAGCACCATTGCCTAAAGCATCATTTTTGGCGGTGGATAAATACAATAAAACCGTGTATTTTTTAGTCGTATTGATGTTGCCTAAAAATGTTTTCTGGGCAGTCATCATGGTTTTCATAGCAGGAGTAATACTTTCTGCGGTATATTTTCCGGTGGGAGAATAAACGGCAATTTGAATTTCCATACCATTTACGGTAAAATTAGTAAAATTAGGTTTCGAATACATAATAGGATTTTCTACCAGTACTTCATAATTCGGAGTACTAAAAACATCTTTTGTTGCAGAAGCATCTTGATCTATCATTGAGGTTGCTCCGAAAAAATCAGTAGGATGAGTAACGGTAAGGTTGTAAGCGGGTGCTTTCAAATGACTAAAATAACCCACAAAACAATGGGTGTTGAGCATTACGTTTTTGCCCGCATCAATATTAGAACCTGCTGGCGAAAAAATATCCTCTTTACCAAAACCGCCGCCTTTTTCTGTGTCATAAGTATCATTAACCCAATAAGTGATTTTGTCTAACGTTTTGGCATTGGAAATAGACCACGAATTATCGTCTGTTTTTTTTACCAGTAATAGCATTCCATTTTGGTCATAGGCTCTTAAATCTTCAATATACCTACCATAATTATCTTCTGAATAGGTTCCTGGGATGGTTTTAGGCAAACGATATATAATTTCGTTATTGTGAATTTTAGGCAATTTGACGCTCACAAAAACTCTATCGTCCTTGATGTCAATTAAATTAATATCTACTTGAATGTTGTTTTTTGCTTTTGAAGTAATTGAACTTGAAGAACTACCCGTTTTACAATTCCAAAAAAGAGTGGTAAATAGAATAATAAAAAATATTTTTTTCATAATAGGAATTGTTTATTTGGTATTTTAAAGCGTAGTTTTTGAAGCTAATAAAATTTTATAGCTATAAATTTAGGAATAAAAAAACTCCTTCAAGAGGAGTTCGGTATTTTTAATCGAGTTTGTTTTTTATGTAGTATTTGCCGTCTAAATCTTCGTCAAAATCGTCAATTTTTGCGGGTTTTGGTTTCGGTTTGGTTGCAATTGCTTTCTTTTTCCACATTTCAAATTTCTCTGCGGGCATCTTCTTTTTCATAATTTCAAGAACCTCTTTTTCGGCTAAACCAAATTCTTTTTTTATGATTTCAAAAGGGTTTCTTTCTTCCAAGGCAAACGTAACCAGTTTTTCTGTTTGTTCCCAAGTCAATTCTTTGCGATTACTCTTTTTCATTAGTGAAACTTAATACAGGTATTATAAGATGATTAATAAAATTTGGTTTCAAATATATTCCCAATATTAATAAAAATAATAATTACTTGGTATCAAATTTATCGTTTTTTTTACTCTTTTTTATTGTTTTTCAAATAACGGTATTTTAGTGGTGGTATTTTTGATGAATTAGTTAATATAGTTCACTTTTTTTAGTTAATTATGTTCTCATGAATTCTGATTTATAATGGTGAATTATATTCAAATAAAAAAAAGAATTTATTTTGTAAACCGCTTGTAATCAATGTTCATAATCACAATGGCAAAAATAATGAGGATAATTCCTAGCCATTGTGTTGCGTTTACTGTTTCGTTCAAGATGAAATAAGCCATCAATACAGAAACTGGTAATTCTAGTGCCGAAACGATACTTCCCAACCCAATTCCTGTAAGCGGAAAACCATTCGTGAACAATAATGGAGGAATGATAGTTCCAAAAAGTGCCAAAACAATTCCCCATTTTAAGAAAACATCAAAATTGAAAGGAGTAGAGTGAGTAGCAAAAGCGAAAACCAAAGTAACGATAGCTCCACCAATAAGCATATACAAACTGCGTTGGCTAGAAGAAATTCCCAAAGCCACCCGATTAGCACCAATCATAGTTGCCGTGAATGATGCCGCAGCTGCCAATCCGAATAGAATGCCAATCCAGCTGATTGCAATGGAATTTTCGATGAGATTCGTTGCCAAAACAGTTCCAAATAATACAATTAGTACTGCGATTATTTTTTGGACAGAGGGCTGTTTCTTTTCCAAAAACATTTCGAAAACGACTCCCATCCAAACGGTTTGCATCAACAAAACTATTGCGATAGAAACAGGAATATAATTCAGGCTCAAGTAATAAAAAACACTAGTAAAACCGATGGAAGTTCCAGCAATTATTAACTGTAAAATATTTTTTTTAGACGCTTCAACAACCTCTTTTCCTTTTTTTAATTTAAGAAAAGTGTTGATTAGCAACATTCCAATAATTCCAATCAGCGATTGTGCAACGGTAACTTCTGGAGTGGTAAAGCCTTCTTGGTAAGCAAGTTTTACAAAAGTAGCAAGCATGCCATAACTGGTTGCGCCAAATCCAACAAGAAAAACTCCTTTGAGTACGCTATTTTTTGTCATTTTTTAATTTTAAAAAAGAGGACAAAGATAACGCTATAAGTTTTTAAAATAAACCCTCCAATGCTTTGTTTTTAATTCCAATTTTAGTCGAATCAAAAGCCAATTTGTTTTGTAAAAGGGATGCGTAAACACTTCTGAAATCAATTTCGTGTTTTAAATCACCTCTGTCTAAATCAGCAAGATTTGGATTGCTACCTATTGTTTTTCCACGATTATTTCCTCCAATGACGAACATTGGTGCGGCTGTTCCGTGATCGGTGCCTCGTCCGTTGTCTTTCACACGGCGACCAAATTCCGAGAAAACTACGATGGTTACATTTTGCAATTGTTGCGATTTTTTCAAATCTTGGTAAAAACTAAAAACGGCATCATTCAGTTCCGATAATTTATTTTTATGAATCGCAAGTTGGTTATCGTGTGTGTCAAAACCGCCCAGCGAAGTATAATATACTTTAGAATTCAAGTTTCCTTTGATTAATTTCGAAATCCATTCTAGGTTTTTTGCCAAACCTGTTTTAGGATAAACTACATCCGAAGTAGCTGATTTTGACAATGCTTTCTGAATATCATCTGAACCTTCTACAACGGAACTGGCTATTTTTCGAACAAAATCCAATTGCGGATTATCGGATAGTTTTCCGTCGTTTTCTACTTTGCTTTTGGTTTTAAATTGATTCGGATTTTTTACTGTTATCGAATTGGGTTCTTCGCCTTTCAAAGCTAAATTATCAATCGAATCCAAATTAACTCCAGCAGTTGGTTGGTGGTCTTTGCATTGCAAATCCAAGTAGCGACCCAACCAGCCATCACTCAAATATTCTTGATTAGTAGGAGCAGTTTGCCAAATTTCTTGACTTCGAAAATGAGAACGAACCGGTT from Flavobacterium eburneipallidum includes these protein-coding regions:
- a CDS encoding DUF1501 domain-containing protein, whose protein sequence is MDRRKFLTLTGTFTGGSLLLPDFLYSFGSQTTTNLVTGEQCVVFVQLNGGNDGLNTFIPFEDALYYEMRPKIALSKTEVISATRGMAFHPALTGFATMQQSGDLSVIQNVGYPEPVRSHFRSQEIWQTAPTNQEYLSDGWLGRYLDLQCKDHQPTAGVNLDSIDNLALKGEEPNSITVKNPNQFKTKSKVENDGKLSDNPQLDFVRKIASSVVEGSDDIQKALSKSATSDVVYPKTGLAKNLEWISKLIKGNLNSKVYYTSLGGFDTHDNQLAIHKNKLSELNDAVFSFYQDLKKSQQLQNVTIVVFSEFGRRVKDNGRGTDHGTAAPMFVIGGNNRGKTIGSNPNLADLDRGDLKHEIDFRSVYASLLQNKLAFDSTKIGIKNKALEGLF
- a CDS encoding peptidase M61, producing the protein MKKIFFIILFTTLFWNCKTGSSSSSITSKAKNNIQVDINLIDIKDDRVFVSVKLPKIHNNEIIYRLPKTIPGTYSEDNYGRYIEDLRAYDQNGMLLLVKKTDDNSWSISNAKTLDKITYWVNDTYDTEKGGGFGKEDIFSPAGSNIDAGKNVMLNTHCFVGYFSHLKAPAYNLTVTHPTDFFGATSMIDQDASATKDVFSTPNYEVLVENPIMYSKPNFTNFTVNGMEIQIAVYSPTGKYTAESITPAMKTMMTAQKTFLGNINTTKKYTVLLYLSTAKNDALGNGALEHPTATTVVFPESIAEEKLLLHMKDVVSHEFFHILTPLTVHSKEIQYFDFNAPKMSEHLWMYEGVTEYFSHLFQINQGLIDETEFYSRILEKIDDAKKMNDSMSFTKMSANVLKQPYKDQYLNVYQKGALIGMCIDIIIREKSNGQRGILDLMQKLSAEYGVSKAFDDKELFAKITKLTYPEVGDFLKKYVAGTTPIPYSSFLGKVGIATVIKKEPIYIFEKEGKQYIAKTYKEHEIIINSDRPLNVFFTHLGLKGGDIIVAINDKYYTPEKVDEILTDCKNWKENDPITIKIKRDKVEQTISGTVQLPKEDVEELKVLDPSKSKLKEAWLKG
- a CDS encoding EamA family transporter; translation: MTKNSVLKGVFLVGFGATSYGMLATFVKLAYQEGFTTPEVTVAQSLIGIIGMLLINTFLKLKKGKEVVEASKKNILQLIIAGTSIGFTSVFYYLSLNYIPVSIAIVLLMQTVWMGVVFEMFLEKKQPSVQKIIAVLIVLFGTVLATNLIENSIAISWIGILFGLAAAASFTATMIGANRVALGISSSQRSLYMLIGGAIVTLVFAFATHSTPFNFDVFLKWGIVLALFGTIIPPLLFTNGFPLTGIGLGSIVSALELPVSVLMAYFILNETVNATQWLGIILIIFAIVIMNIDYKRFTK
- a CDS encoding DUF2805 domain-containing protein, translating into MKKSNRKELTWEQTEKLVTFALEERNPFEIIKKEFGLAEKEVLEIMKKKMPAEKFEMWKKKAIATKPKPKPAKIDDFDEDLDGKYYIKNKLD